Proteins encoded in a region of the Natator depressus isolate rNatDep1 chromosome 25, rNatDep2.hap1, whole genome shotgun sequence genome:
- the CRLF1 gene encoding cytokine receptor-like factor 1 isoform X3, whose product MITFLFLWLGLPRVESLTYPAVISPQDPTLVIGSSLTATCSVNSDLHLKAEDLYWTLNGRRLPPESYKVLNGTTLSVALANLNGSRQQSGDNLVCHSRDSSILAGSCLYVGLPPEKPVNITCWSKNMKDLTCKWAPGTEGETYLHTNYTLKYKLRWYGRDNTCQEYRTAGQYSCHIPKDLALFTPYEIWVEASNRLGVAVSEVVMLDILDVVTTDPPADVTVSRVGDLEDQLSVRWSSPPALKDFLFQAKYQIQYRVEDSSEWKVVDDVGNQTSCRLAGLRPGTVYFVQVRCNPFGIYGSKKAGIWSDWSNPTAASTPRSDRVPGVCDPKSGEQNTTLRRELKQFFGWVKKHAYGCSNLSIKLYDQWRVWLQKSHKTRNQVLPGDKL is encoded by the exons ATGATCACTTTTTTGTTCCTTTGGCTTGGTCTTCCTCGAGTGGAATCCTTGACAT ATCCTGCAGTCATATCCCCCCAAGATCCAACTCTGGTGATTGGCTCTTCGCTCACCGCCACTTGCTCAGTGAACTCTGACTTACACCTGAAAGCAGAGGACCTGTACTGGACTCTGAATGGCAGACGGCTCCCCCCAGAGTCCTACAAGGTCCTCAATGGCACCACCCTCAGCGTGGCTCTAGCCAACCTGAATGGGTCGAGGCAGCAGTCAGGAGATAACCTGGTGTGTCACAGCAGAGACAGCAGCATCCTGGCTGGCTCCTGTCTTTATGTGGGAT TGCCACCAGAAAAACCAGTCAACATAACCTGCTGGTCCAAAAACATGAAAGACCTCACCTGTAAATGGGCCCCTGGCACAGAAGGCGAGACCTACCTGCACACCAACTACACCCTCAAATACAAACTCAG GTGGTACGGCCGGGATAACACGTGCCAGGAGTATCGCACCGCAGGGCAGTACTCCTGCCACATCCCCAAAGACCTGGCTCTTTTCACGCCCTACGAGATCTGGGTGGAGGCCTCCAATCGGCTTGGAGTGGCTGTCTCTGAAGTCGTCATGCTCGACATTCTGGACGTGG TCACCACCGACCCACCGGCGGACGTCACCGTGAGCCGAGTCGGGGACCTGGAGGACCAGCTGAGCGTTCGCTGGAGCTCCCCGCCTGCGCTGAAGGATTTTCTGTTTCAAGCCAAGTATCAGATCCAGTACAGGGTGGAGGACAGTTCGGAGTGGAAG GTCGTGGACGACGTGGGGAACCAGACATCCTGCCGGCTGGCAGGGCTGCGGCCCGGCACCGTGTACTTCGTCCAAGTCCGGTGTAATCCCTTTGGCATCTACGGTTCCAAAAAGGCTGGGATCTGGAGTGACTGGAGCAACCCCACAGCGGCCTCAACTCCTCGCAGCG ATCGGGTCCCAGGCGTGTGCGACCCCAAGAGCGGCGAGCAGAACACCACGCTGCGGCGGGAGCTCAAGCAGTTCTTCGGCTGGGTGAAGAAACACGCCTACGGCTGCTCCAACCTCAGCATCAAGCTCTACGACCAGtggcgtgtctggctgcagaAATCCCACAAAACACGGAACCAG GTGCTACCCGGCGATAAGCTGTAG
- the CRLF1 gene encoding cytokine receptor-like factor 1 isoform X2, with amino-acid sequence MYPPGENWARCDLPALTASLGNSPDFTGDPAVISPQDPTLVIGSSLTATCSVNSDLHLKAEDLYWTLNGRRLPPESYKVLNGTTLSVALANLNGSRQQSGDNLVCHSRDSSILAGSCLYVGLPPEKPVNITCWSKNMKDLTCKWAPGTEGETYLHTNYTLKYKLRWYGRDNTCQEYRTAGQYSCHIPKDLALFTPYEIWVEASNRLGVAVSEVVMLDILDVVTTDPPADVTVSRVGDLEDQLSVRWSSPPALKDFLFQAKYQIQYRVEDSSEWKVVDDVGNQTSCRLAGLRPGTVYFVQVRCNPFGIYGSKKAGIWSDWSNPTAASTPRSDRVPGVCDPKSGEQNTTLRRELKQFFGWVKKHAYGCSNLSIKLYDQWRVWLQKSHKTRNQVGATRR; translated from the exons AT GTACCCTCCTGGGGAGAACTGGGCTAGATGTGACCTGCCAGCCCTAACCGCCTCCTTGGGTAACTCGCCTGATTTCACTGGAG ATCCTGCAGTCATATCCCCCCAAGATCCAACTCTGGTGATTGGCTCTTCGCTCACCGCCACTTGCTCAGTGAACTCTGACTTACACCTGAAAGCAGAGGACCTGTACTGGACTCTGAATGGCAGACGGCTCCCCCCAGAGTCCTACAAGGTCCTCAATGGCACCACCCTCAGCGTGGCTCTAGCCAACCTGAATGGGTCGAGGCAGCAGTCAGGAGATAACCTGGTGTGTCACAGCAGAGACAGCAGCATCCTGGCTGGCTCCTGTCTTTATGTGGGAT TGCCACCAGAAAAACCAGTCAACATAACCTGCTGGTCCAAAAACATGAAAGACCTCACCTGTAAATGGGCCCCTGGCACAGAAGGCGAGACCTACCTGCACACCAACTACACCCTCAAATACAAACTCAG GTGGTACGGCCGGGATAACACGTGCCAGGAGTATCGCACCGCAGGGCAGTACTCCTGCCACATCCCCAAAGACCTGGCTCTTTTCACGCCCTACGAGATCTGGGTGGAGGCCTCCAATCGGCTTGGAGTGGCTGTCTCTGAAGTCGTCATGCTCGACATTCTGGACGTGG TCACCACCGACCCACCGGCGGACGTCACCGTGAGCCGAGTCGGGGACCTGGAGGACCAGCTGAGCGTTCGCTGGAGCTCCCCGCCTGCGCTGAAGGATTTTCTGTTTCAAGCCAAGTATCAGATCCAGTACAGGGTGGAGGACAGTTCGGAGTGGAAG GTCGTGGACGACGTGGGGAACCAGACATCCTGCCGGCTGGCAGGGCTGCGGCCCGGCACCGTGTACTTCGTCCAAGTCCGGTGTAATCCCTTTGGCATCTACGGTTCCAAAAAGGCTGGGATCTGGAGTGACTGGAGCAACCCCACAGCGGCCTCAACTCCTCGCAGCG ATCGGGTCCCAGGCGTGTGCGACCCCAAGAGCGGCGAGCAGAACACCACGCTGCGGCGGGAGCTCAAGCAGTTCTTCGGCTGGGTGAAGAAACACGCCTACGGCTGCTCCAACCTCAGCATCAAGCTCTACGACCAGtggcgtgtctggctgcagaAATCCCACAAAACACGGAACCAGGTAG GTGCTACCCGGCGATAA
- the CRLF1 gene encoding cytokine receptor-like factor 1 isoform X1 translates to MYPPGENWARCDLPALTASLGNSPDFTGDPAVISPQDPTLVIGSSLTATCSVNSDLHLKAEDLYWTLNGRRLPPESYKVLNGTTLSVALANLNGSRQQSGDNLVCHSRDSSILAGSCLYVGLPPEKPVNITCWSKNMKDLTCKWAPGTEGETYLHTNYTLKYKLRWYGRDNTCQEYRTAGQYSCHIPKDLALFTPYEIWVEASNRLGVAVSEVVMLDILDVVTTDPPADVTVSRVGDLEDQLSVRWSSPPALKDFLFQAKYQIQYRVEDSSEWKVVDDVGNQTSCRLAGLRPGTVYFVQVRCNPFGIYGSKKAGIWSDWSNPTAASTPRSDRVPGVCDPKSGEQNTTLRRELKQFFGWVKKHAYGCSNLSIKLYDQWRVWLQKSHKTRNQVLPGDKL, encoded by the exons AT GTACCCTCCTGGGGAGAACTGGGCTAGATGTGACCTGCCAGCCCTAACCGCCTCCTTGGGTAACTCGCCTGATTTCACTGGAG ATCCTGCAGTCATATCCCCCCAAGATCCAACTCTGGTGATTGGCTCTTCGCTCACCGCCACTTGCTCAGTGAACTCTGACTTACACCTGAAAGCAGAGGACCTGTACTGGACTCTGAATGGCAGACGGCTCCCCCCAGAGTCCTACAAGGTCCTCAATGGCACCACCCTCAGCGTGGCTCTAGCCAACCTGAATGGGTCGAGGCAGCAGTCAGGAGATAACCTGGTGTGTCACAGCAGAGACAGCAGCATCCTGGCTGGCTCCTGTCTTTATGTGGGAT TGCCACCAGAAAAACCAGTCAACATAACCTGCTGGTCCAAAAACATGAAAGACCTCACCTGTAAATGGGCCCCTGGCACAGAAGGCGAGACCTACCTGCACACCAACTACACCCTCAAATACAAACTCAG GTGGTACGGCCGGGATAACACGTGCCAGGAGTATCGCACCGCAGGGCAGTACTCCTGCCACATCCCCAAAGACCTGGCTCTTTTCACGCCCTACGAGATCTGGGTGGAGGCCTCCAATCGGCTTGGAGTGGCTGTCTCTGAAGTCGTCATGCTCGACATTCTGGACGTGG TCACCACCGACCCACCGGCGGACGTCACCGTGAGCCGAGTCGGGGACCTGGAGGACCAGCTGAGCGTTCGCTGGAGCTCCCCGCCTGCGCTGAAGGATTTTCTGTTTCAAGCCAAGTATCAGATCCAGTACAGGGTGGAGGACAGTTCGGAGTGGAAG GTCGTGGACGACGTGGGGAACCAGACATCCTGCCGGCTGGCAGGGCTGCGGCCCGGCACCGTGTACTTCGTCCAAGTCCGGTGTAATCCCTTTGGCATCTACGGTTCCAAAAAGGCTGGGATCTGGAGTGACTGGAGCAACCCCACAGCGGCCTCAACTCCTCGCAGCG ATCGGGTCCCAGGCGTGTGCGACCCCAAGAGCGGCGAGCAGAACACCACGCTGCGGCGGGAGCTCAAGCAGTTCTTCGGCTGGGTGAAGAAACACGCCTACGGCTGCTCCAACCTCAGCATCAAGCTCTACGACCAGtggcgtgtctggctgcagaAATCCCACAAAACACGGAACCAG GTGCTACCCGGCGATAAGCTGTAG